A genomic stretch from Setaria viridis chromosome 1, Setaria_viridis_v4.0, whole genome shotgun sequence includes:
- the LOC117863568 gene encoding DEAD-box ATP-dependent RNA helicase 47A has protein sequence MRLSIGQVHRNVLALASSRSCFVLGDRLSFRMLSQQRAAGFHQTAWRGSQIVEDRGGPLTLASLEVQNRVEYGKKEKMARTGGPKPSSRGSSLNVKPRVSSSLNMKPRVSSLNVKPAKSALPKSTGIKKTLKVDEALFSAKSFEELGLPPLLVDRLNKEGLTAPTEVQSAAIPIIAQKHDVVIQSYTGSGKTLAYLLPILSEIGPLKRPMEQDNSEKRSGIEAVIIAPSRELGMQIVREVEKILGPNDKRLVQQLVGGANRSRQEEALKKNKPIIVVGTPGRISEISAAGKLHTHGCRFLVLDEVDQLLSFNYREDMHRILEHVGKKPGTTSRDILGPLARRSERQTILVSATIPFSVIRAARSWGQDPVLIRAKSVLPLDSITVPRPALSQTDANSSSPSNSVNQAAVGSLPPSLEHYYCTAKVQHKVDTLRRCIHALEAQTVIAFMNNTKPLKDVVFKLEARGIKATELHGDLGKLARSTVLKKFKDGEFRVLVTNELSARGLDVPECDLVVNLDLPTDSTHYAHRAGRTGRLGRKGIVVTICEENEAFVVRKMRKQLAVAIKPCEFTEGELVVHKEEDVE, from the coding sequence ATGAGGCTAAGTATTGGACAAGTCCATCGAAATGTTCTTGCGCTGGCATCTTCCAGATCATGCTTTGTTCTTGGAGACCGTCTTTCATTCAGGATGCTGTCACAACAACGGGCAGCTGGATTCCATCAGACTGCTTGGCGTGGTAGTCAAATTGTAGAAGATAGGGGAGGGCCATTAACTCTTGCTAGCTTAGAAGTGCAAAACAGGGTTGAATAtgggaagaaggaaaaaatggCACGAACTGGAGGTCCTAAGCCAAGTTCAAGAGGTTCTTCCCTCAATGTGAAACCTAGAGTTTCTTCTTCCCTCAATATGAAACCTAGAGTTTCTTCGCTTAATGTCAAACCAGCGAAGAGTGCCTTGCCAAAGTCAACTGGGATAAAGAAGACACTGAAGGTAGATGAGGCTCTGTTTTCTGCCAAGTCATTTGAAGAGCTTGGTTTACCACCTTTGCTTGTTGATCGGTTGAACAAGGAAGGTCTGACTGCGCCAACTGAGGTCCAATCAGCTGCTATTCCTATAATAGCACAAAAGCACGATGTGGTGATCCAATCATATACTGGCTCAGGGAAAACACTTGCTTATCTTCTCCCAATTCTTTCCGAAATAGGCCCACTGAAGAGGCCTATGGAGCAAGATAATTCTGAGAAAAGATCAGGTATTGAAGCAGTCATTATTGCTCCTTCCAGAGAATTAGGAATGCAGATTGTGAGAGAAGTAGAGAAGATTTTGGGTCCTAATGATAAGAGACTTGTCCAGCAACTTGTTGGTGGTGCTAATCGTTCTAGACAAGAAGAAGCATTGAAGAAGAACAAGCCAATTATTGTTGTTGGAACACCTGGCCGTATTTCCGAAATTTCAGCAGCAGGTAAGCTACACACCCATGGCTGCCGCTTTCTTGTACTGGATGAAGTCGACCAGCTTCTGTCTTTTAATTACCGTGAGGATATGCATAGAATTTTGGAGCATGTTGGAAAGAAACCTGGTACCACATCTAGGGATATTCTTGGTCCACTTGCTAGGCGATCTGAGCGTCAAACTATCTTGGTTTCTGCAACAATTCCTTTTTCAGTTATACGAGCAGCAAGGAGTTGGGGTCAAGATCCAGTTCTCATTAGAGCTAAGAGTGTACTTCCGCTTGACTCAATCACTGTTCCAAGACCTGCGTTATCCCAGACTGATGCTAACTCGAGCTCACCATCAAACTCAGTGAACCAAGCTGCTGTTGGCAGCTTGCCACCATCATTGGAACACTACTACTGTACAGCCAAGGTTCAACACAAAGTTGACACCTTGCGGAGATGCATCCATGCTCTGGAAGCACAGACAGTGATTGCATTTATGAACAACACCAAGCCACTGAAGGATGTTGTATTTAAGTTGGAGGCCCGTGGTATCAAAGCCACTGAGCTCCATGGAGATCTTGGAAAGCTTGCAAGGTCTACAGTCTTGAAAAAATTCAAGGATGGTGAATTCAGAGTTCTTGTTACAAATGAGCTGTCTGCCAGGGGACTGGATGTGCCTGAATGTGACCTTGTGGTCAATCTGGACCTTCCAACTGACTCTACACATTATGCCCACAGAGCTGGAAGAACAGGACGTCTTGGGCGTAAAGGGATTGTGGTCACAATATGCGAAGAAAACGAGGCATTTGTTGTAAGAAAAATGCGCAAGCAGTTAGCTGTGGCCATCAAGCCATGTGAGTTCACTGAAGGCGAGCTTGTTGTTCACAAGGAGGAAGATGTGGAATAA